One Methanobacterium sp. genomic region harbors:
- a CDS encoding MBL fold metallo-hydrolase → MKIADGIEMIEIPMKMMGRESTIRPTLIWDDDTVILVDAGMVGTLPVIKKAMEDAGVPLKRLDKIIVTHQDIDHIGGIKNILEELPEVKVLAHEEDKPYIKGEKKLVRVNTKFMERISDLSEEEQKKVLYIFENSNAPVDITLADGEELADCGGIVVIHTPGHTPGHICLYHKPSKTLIAGDAMNISEGQLVGTNNLILTEEDVKTATASLKKFEKYNVENVITYHGGLFNDDPNQRIKEFNNDEA, encoded by the coding sequence GTGAAAATAGCAGATGGAATAGAAATGATAGAAATACCTATGAAAATGATGGGAAGGGAAAGCACAATTCGCCCAACATTAATATGGGATGATGATACAGTTATCCTGGTTGATGCAGGAATGGTAGGTACTTTACCAGTAATCAAAAAGGCAATGGAAGACGCGGGTGTGCCACTCAAACGGCTTGATAAAATCATAGTTACACACCAGGATATAGACCATATCGGCGGTATTAAAAATATTCTTGAGGAATTACCTGAAGTCAAAGTGCTTGCACATGAAGAGGATAAACCATATATTAAAGGTGAAAAGAAGCTTGTAAGAGTGAACACAAAGTTTATGGAACGTATAAGTGATTTATCAGAAGAAGAACAGAAAAAAGTTTTGTATATATTTGAAAATTCCAATGCACCAGTCGATATAACTTTGGCTGACGGAGAAGAGCTCGCAGACTGCGGAGGAATTGTAGTTATTCATACTCCCGGCCATACACCGGGACACATATGTCTATATCACAAACCTAGTAAAACTCTCATAGCAGGAGATGCGATGAATATCTCTGAGGGACAACTTGTGGGAACAAATAACTTGATTTTAACAGAGGAAGATGTGAAAACAGCCACAGCTTCGCTTAAAAAGTTTGAAAAATATAATGTTGAGAATGTAATAACTTACCATGGAGGTCTGTTTAACGATGACCCCAACCAGAGAATTAAAGAGTTTAATAATGATGAGGCGTAA
- a CDS encoding AbrB/MazE/SpoVT family DNA-binding domain-containing protein produces the protein MGNYKDHHFWGSVKVGERGQIVIPKEARDRFDIKPGDSLVVFGRDKNQKLILFKSDVMRDYALKILENLDSQD, from the coding sequence ATGGGAAACTATAAGGATCACCACTTTTGGGGCAGTGTCAAAGTTGGTGAACGTGGCCAAATTGTTATTCCTAAAGAAGCTAGAGATAGATTTGATATTAAACCTGGAGATAGTTTAGTAGTCTTTGGAAGAGACAAAAATCAGAAGCTTATACTCTTTAAAAGTGATGTAATGAGAGATTATGCACTTAAAATACTTGAAAATTTAGACAGTCAAGATTAA
- a CDS encoding sulfite exporter TauE/SafE family protein, giving the protein MFDFNLILIPLFGFLIGLFVSTLGGGGGGLYVPVLTLIFGVTPQVAVATSLASVLPTTAAGALSHYREGNVDIRTGLILGIGGIVGTVIGAYIANMIPPLLLKKILGAFMLIMLIPTLRSMLKRRKNKNEVKKESSKLTGPKKIIASLFGVAGGILAGVFGLSGTPPVTAGLYSLGLPAMMVVGTTIFVLIFNSVTGIGTYLLLGRLDIPLVLLLGCGSVVGAFLGPKLLKKINPKNFEKIYGPLTMGIMLISGAALLLT; this is encoded by the coding sequence ATGTTTGATTTTAATTTAATTCTTATTCCTTTATTTGGATTTCTTATAGGCCTCTTCGTGTCCACTTTAGGTGGGGGCGGAGGAGGGTTGTATGTACCTGTTTTGACGTTGATTTTTGGTGTAACTCCACAGGTGGCTGTGGCAACATCTTTAGCATCCGTTTTACCCACCACTGCTGCAGGCGCCTTAAGTCATTATCGTGAAGGTAATGTAGATATTCGTACAGGTTTAATTTTAGGAATTGGCGGAATAGTGGGTACTGTAATAGGGGCATATATTGCCAATATGATACCTCCATTGCTTTTAAAAAAGATTTTGGGTGCTTTTATGTTGATAATGCTGATTCCAACATTAAGAAGCATGCTTAAAAGACGTAAAAATAAAAATGAAGTTAAAAAAGAATCTTCAAAACTTACTGGACCTAAAAAAATTATAGCTTCTCTTTTTGGAGTGGCAGGTGGAATACTGGCAGGAGTTTTTGGACTAAGCGGAACACCGCCAGTTACTGCAGGTCTTTATAGTTTAGGCCTGCCTGCTATGATGGTGGTAGGTACAACTATATTCGTACTCATCTTTAACTCTGTTACAGGTATAGGAACATATTTATTGTTAGGAAGGCTTGATATACCTCTGGTACTCCTTCTTGGTTGTGGATCAGTTGTAGGTGCATTTTTAGGGCCTAAATTGCTTAAAAAAATTAACCCCAAAAATTTTGAAAAAATCTATGGACCTTTGACCATGGGCATAATGCTTATTTCAGGCGCAGCCTTGTTACTTACATAA